The following coding sequences are from one Tolumonas lignilytica window:
- the aspA gene encoding aspartate ammonia-lyase — protein sequence MSNQFREEEDLLGRMQVDNKHYYGIHTLRALDNFHISQQRVSDVPEFINGLLHTKKAAALANRALGTLDAERADMIVSTCDLMLSTGRCFDQFPIDLFQGGAGTSVNMNANEVIANLALELQGQPKGAYHILNPNDHVNRCQSTNDVYPTAFRVALYESTFDLLKKLKKLIKAFDDKAISFNDVLKMGRTQLQDAVPMTLGQEFHAYAVTLREEIKNIGRCQELLLEVNLGATAIGTGMNTPPDYSALAIRYLAEITGHSYVPAEDLIEATSDCGAYLMLHGAYKRLAMKLSKICNDLRLLSSGPRAGLHEINLPQRQAGSSIMPAKVNPVIPEVVNQVCFKVMGNDVTVTMAAEAGQLQLNVMEPVIAQCLFESLSLLSNACTCLREKCVEGITANKERCEAYVFSSIGLVTFLTPYIGHHACDEIGKECALTGKSVREAVLERGLLTEAQLDEIFSIDNLKKPRYPTKAR from the coding sequence ATGAGCAACCAATTCAGAGAAGAGGAAGACCTGCTGGGCCGTATGCAGGTTGATAACAAACATTATTATGGTATTCATACCCTGCGAGCACTGGATAACTTCCATATCAGCCAGCAGCGGGTCAGCGATGTTCCTGAATTTATTAACGGCTTATTGCATACCAAAAAGGCGGCGGCACTGGCCAACCGGGCACTGGGCACGTTGGATGCCGAACGTGCGGATATGATCGTTTCCACCTGCGATCTGATGCTTTCGACCGGACGCTGCTTCGATCAGTTCCCGATCGATCTGTTTCAGGGCGGTGCCGGCACCTCCGTCAACATGAATGCCAATGAAGTCATTGCCAATCTGGCTCTCGAATTACAAGGCCAGCCAAAAGGTGCCTATCACATCCTGAATCCGAACGATCACGTCAACCGCTGCCAGTCCACCAACGACGTGTATCCGACCGCTTTTCGCGTCGCCCTGTATGAAAGCACGTTCGATCTGCTGAAAAAGCTGAAAAAACTGATCAAAGCCTTCGATGACAAGGCGATTAGTTTCAATGATGTCCTGAAAATGGGGCGGACCCAGCTCCAGGATGCCGTCCCCATGACGTTAGGTCAGGAATTTCACGCTTATGCCGTGACCCTGCGCGAAGAGATCAAGAATATCGGTCGCTGTCAGGAACTGCTGCTGGAAGTCAATCTGGGGGCGACCGCCATTGGTACCGGAATGAATACTCCACCAGATTATTCGGCGCTGGCGATCCGCTATCTGGCTGAAATCACCGGCCACAGTTACGTACCGGCAGAAGATTTGATTGAAGCAACCTCTGATTGCGGTGCCTATCTGATGCTGCATGGCGCCTATAAACGGCTGGCGATGAAACTGTCGAAGATCTGTAATGACTTGCGCCTGTTAAGCTCGGGCCCCCGCGCCGGGTTGCATGAAATCAATCTGCCGCAACGTCAGGCCGGTTCCTCCATCATGCCTGCCAAGGTGAATCCGGTCATTCCTGAAGTGGTCAATCAGGTTTGCTTCAAGGTCATGGGGAACGATGTCACGGTGACCATGGCAGCGGAAGCCGGTCAGTTGCAACTGAATGTAATGGAACCAGTGATCGCGCAATGTCTGTTTGAATCTTTGAGTCTGCTCAGCAATGCCTGCACCTGCCTACGGGAAAAATGCGTGGAAGGGATCACGGCCAACAAAGAGCGCTGTGAAGCCTACGTATTCAGTTCGATCGGTTTAGTCACCTTCCTGACCCCGTATATCGGTCACCACGCCTGCGATGAAATAGGGAAAGAGTGCGCGCTTACCGGGAAGTCGGTGCGGGAGGCCGTGCTGGAACGTGGTTTGCTCACTGAAGCGCAACTGGATGAGATTTTTTCCATCGACAATCTCAAAAAACCACGTTACCCGACCAAAGCCCGCTGA
- the putP gene encoding sodium/proline symporter PutP: MNFTNPTTITFVIYILAMIGIGFAAWRYTRDLSDYILGGRSLGSFVTAMSAGASDMSGWLLLGLPGAVYASGISESWIAIGLIIGAWFNWLMVAGRLRVYTEITQNALTLPDYFTHRFEDRSKLLRVLAAVVILIFFTIYCASGMVAGARLFEQTFGLSYDVALWAGAAATIVYVFVGGFLAVSWTDTVQATLMIFALLLTPVMVMVHAGGFHDAVQAINTLDVKYSDLFHGTTTIGIISLMAWGLGYMGQPHILARFMAASSVKTIPNARRIGMTWMVVTLAGAVAVGYFGIAYFSAHPDQAGSVQSNHETVFIALSQLLFNPWVAGILLSAILAAVMSTLSCQLLVSSSALTEDFYKVFLRPQASQKELVWIGRLMVLLVSIIAIVIARDPASKVLGLVGYAWAGFGAAFGPVVILSLLWPRMTRNGALAGMLIGALTVIIWRNGAWFGLYEMVPGFLMALAAIVLFSLMDKAPSVRMQQDFARMEVEMTNPSTSLTQTVVE, translated from the coding sequence GTGAACTTTACTAACCCGACGACGATTACGTTTGTCATTTATATTCTGGCGATGATCGGTATCGGCTTTGCGGCCTGGCGCTATACCCGTGATCTGTCAGATTACATTCTGGGTGGGCGCAGCCTGGGTAGTTTTGTGACGGCCATGAGTGCTGGTGCTTCAGATATGAGCGGCTGGTTATTGCTGGGGTTACCGGGTGCCGTCTATGCGTCTGGGATATCAGAAAGCTGGATCGCGATTGGCTTGATTATTGGTGCCTGGTTTAACTGGCTGATGGTGGCCGGACGCTTACGCGTGTATACCGAAATCACGCAAAATGCGTTAACACTACCCGATTATTTTACGCATCGTTTTGAAGATCGCAGCAAGTTATTGCGCGTCCTGGCGGCGGTGGTGATCCTGATTTTCTTCACGATCTACTGTGCCTCCGGCATGGTCGCGGGCGCTCGGTTATTCGAGCAGACCTTTGGTCTGAGCTATGATGTGGCACTCTGGGCGGGGGCGGCTGCAACGATAGTGTATGTCTTTGTGGGTGGCTTCCTGGCGGTCAGCTGGACCGATACCGTGCAGGCGACGCTGATGATTTTTGCTTTGTTATTGACGCCGGTGATGGTCATGGTTCATGCCGGTGGCTTTCATGATGCGGTGCAAGCGATTAATACCCTCGATGTGAAATACAGCGACCTGTTCCATGGCACCACTACCATCGGTATTATTTCCCTGATGGCATGGGGACTGGGTTACATGGGACAGCCGCATATTCTGGCGCGGTTTATGGCCGCCAGTTCCGTGAAGACAATTCCCAATGCTCGTCGGATTGGCATGACCTGGATGGTGGTGACACTGGCAGGTGCGGTTGCGGTAGGTTACTTCGGTATTGCCTATTTTTCCGCACATCCGGATCAGGCGGGTTCGGTGCAATCAAACCATGAAACTGTCTTCATTGCCCTGTCGCAATTGCTGTTTAACCCTTGGGTTGCTGGCATTTTACTGTCGGCCATTTTGGCGGCTGTCATGAGTACCTTGTCATGCCAGCTGTTGGTCTCTTCTTCTGCACTGACCGAAGATTTCTATAAGGTCTTCCTGCGTCCTCAGGCATCACAGAAAGAGCTGGTGTGGATTGGTCGCCTCATGGTGTTGCTGGTGTCTATCATTGCTATCGTGATTGCACGTGATCCGGCCAGTAAGGTCCTGGGGCTGGTTGGCTATGCCTGGGCCGGCTTCGGTGCCGCGTTTGGCCCTGTGGTCATTTTATCTTTGCTCTGGCCACGTATGACCCGCAATGGCGCGTTAGCTGGTATGTTGATCGGTGCGCTGACGGTGATTATCTGGCGTAACGGTGCCTGGTTCGGTCTGTATGAGATGGTGCCTGGTTTCCTGATGGCGCTGGCGGCTATTGTGCTGTTCAGTCTGATGGATAAAGCCCCTTCTGTGCGGATGCAGCAGGATTTTGCTCGAATGGAAGTTGAAATGACTAATCCGAGTACATCCTTGACGCAGACAGTCGTGGAATAG
- the speE gene encoding polyamine aminopropyltransferase, whose translation MKQKNHYLTEQFITEWLTPDVGFVFRSGKVLDDFSSAYQHIEVMETAAFGRVFRLDGYLMTSEADEWFYHENLNHIPAITHPDPRRALIIGGGDGGSARQLLKYPSIEKIVVCELDARVVSMAEQHFASVHQGAFHDPRLELVIADGLQYVTNCQQQFDLIVLDLTDPQGYAEPLYSREFFSDCARLIGEHGLLSLHVGSPQFHQARFCRLFTELKAVFQVVRPLLIPITLYGGFWGMACASQLRDPKRLDADAVEQRLQQRGISGLHYYNGDTHQAALALPNFVRQLLTQTE comes from the coding sequence ATGAAGCAAAAGAACCACTATCTGACGGAGCAATTTATCACGGAATGGCTGACGCCGGATGTGGGATTTGTGTTCCGTTCCGGCAAGGTGCTGGACGACTTTTCCTCGGCGTATCAGCATATCGAAGTCATGGAAACGGCGGCGTTTGGCCGCGTCTTTCGTCTGGACGGTTATCTGATGACCTCGGAAGCAGATGAGTGGTTCTATCATGAGAATCTGAATCATATTCCGGCCATTACCCATCCCGATCCGCGACGAGCATTGATTATCGGCGGCGGTGATGGCGGTTCTGCCCGTCAGTTACTGAAATACCCCTCGATCGAGAAAATCGTGGTGTGTGAGCTGGATGCCCGCGTGGTTTCCATGGCGGAACAGCATTTTGCCAGCGTGCATCAGGGCGCGTTTCATGACCCGCGGCTGGAGCTTGTTATTGCCGATGGGCTGCAATATGTCACGAATTGTCAGCAACAGTTTGATTTGATTGTGCTTGATTTGACCGATCCGCAGGGCTATGCCGAGCCCTTGTATAGCCGGGAGTTTTTCTCGGATTGTGCCCGTCTGATTGGCGAACATGGTTTGTTATCGCTGCATGTTGGCTCTCCGCAGTTTCATCAGGCCCGGTTTTGTCGTCTCTTTACGGAATTAAAGGCGGTGTTTCAGGTGGTCAGACCGCTGCTGATCCCGATCACGTTATATGGCGGCTTCTGGGGCATGGCCTGTGCGAGTCAACTGCGTGATCCGAAACGACTGGATGCCGATGCGGTGGAACAACGATTACAACAACGCGGTATCAGCGGGCTGCATTATTACAACGGGGATACCCATCAGGCGGCACTGGCATTGCCTAATTTCGTGCGGCAATTATTAACACAGACCGAGTGA